The Arachis ipaensis cultivar K30076 chromosome B03, Araip1.1, whole genome shotgun sequence region CAAAATAAAGGCAAAAGGAAAAATGTCAACAAGGAAGTGAACGCCGACCAACAAGAAGAACACCAATCAGAATCCAATGCCAAGACAGAGGAGAAAACTCCGAAAACAGGGAGGCGGCGAGCTAACCCCTTTTCTGAAGAAATTATGAGTTTTAAAATGCCTCAAAAACTTCACACTCCCTATGACTCTGGTACCTTATAAAGCGATCGGAGATCCTAAGATTCATGTTACCAAATTTGAATCTATGATGTTCTTCAATAGTGATTCCGATCCCATATTATGTCATTCTTTTCCTACTTTTTTAGATGGTGCTGCGCTGTTGTGGTTTTCCAATTTTCCTACAGGTTCGATAACGAGCTTTGATGATTTCTCCAAGTTGTTCATTAATCAGTTCGCGGCCTCCAAAATTTATGTACGAGACTCAGACTACCTCAGCACTATTAAACAAGGACCACATGAGAGCCTAAAAGACTATATGACCCGCTTTACAATGGCAGCTATGGAGATTCCCGACCTCAATCTCAAAGTACAACTGCACGCCATAAAAAGTGGCTTACGACCGGGAAAATTCCAGGAAGCCATAGCAGTGGCGAAGCCAAAGGCACTGGAGGAGTTCCGAGAAAAGGCAACCGGACAGATTGAAATAGAAGAGTTGCGAGAAACTCGGCGGAATGAAAGGCAGTCGAACAGAAAGGATGAGGATAAACCAATTGCCAGAGACACTAAAAAACCTTTCAAGCTAACGCCGAAGTATGATTCGTACACGAGATTCAACACCAGGAGAGAAGACATCATCAAGGAGATACTACACAACAAACTAATAAAGCCACCGAGCAGAGCCGGCTCATATCAAGACCAGTGATTTGTGGACAAATCTAAACACTGCGCCTTTTACCAAAAGTTCGGCCACACAACTGATGAATGTGTGGTCGCCAAAGACCTATTGGAGAGACTAGCAAGACAAGGGCACCTGGACAAATACATCAGTAGCAAAGCGAGGACGACTTCAGACAACTCTAACGACTGACGCCAAGAGCGAGCTCCACACACCTCAGAAAAAGCCAGACCCCAACCCCCACCAACCAGGGGAATTATCAATTGCATCTCAGGAGGATTCGTAAGCGGCGGTCAAACAAGTTCGGCACGAAAGCGCCGATATAGGGACATGCTAACACTCCAGCGGACAGCCGACGTGTTGACCATCAAACCAAGAATACCCAACATATCTTTCAAACAGTCAGACTATCAAACAAACTCTGATAATCTGGATGACCCAGTAGTAATCTCTATTCAAGCAGGGGACCTCCTAGTAAAGAAAGCTCTCCTCGACCTCGGCAGTAGTGCCGACGTCCTCTTCTATTCAACTTTCAAAAGGATGAAGCTCCACGAACGAACTCTGCTACCATCCTCAGGAGAACTAATAGGATTCTCGGGAGAACGCGTATCCATCCTCGGCAGCATCTGGCTGAAAACGACCTTAGGAGAACATCCCATGAGCAAAACAAAGGATGTGCAGTTCCTAGTAGTCGATTGCACTAgcccttataatatcattctGGGCAGACCCTTCCTAAATTCTTTTGGTGCCATTGTTTCCACGCTCCACTTGTGTGTCAAATTTCAGGTACAAGAGGACCAGATAACCACCATACATTCCGACCACATTGAAGCTCGCAAGTGTTACAATGAGAACTTAAAAATAAGAACAGACATCCGACAAAGAGCCGAGCTGACTCAAGGAACATATAACATCGCTAACATCTCGGGTACCGCCGAACTTGACCCAAGAGGAGACTTCCATGACAAACCAACACCAACAGACAACCTTGAAAAGGTACAATTAGATGACAACATTAACCATTACACTCACATCAGCTCTTCTCTTCTTTCAAGAACAAAACAGAAGATAACGAACCTACTCCGGCAGAATGCCAACCTTTTTGCCTGGACACCAGCAGATATGCCCGGTATCGACCCGAGCCTTATATGCCACAAATTACAAATCGACCCAAGAGTGTCCCAAAAGAAGCGCAACATGGGAGACGAGAAACGCGCAGCATGCCTCGAAGAAACCCATAAGCTCCTCCGAGTAGAATTCATAGAAGAGCTTCGATTCACAACATGGCTATCAAACGTGGTTATGGTAAGAAAAGCCTCAGGTaagtggcgaatgtgcgtcgATTTTACTAACTTGAATAAAGCATGCCCTAAATACGCTTATCCACTCCCATGCATAGATAAACTCATAGATAATGCATCAGGATACAACGTTTTAAGCTTTCTAGACgcatattctggatataaccagATATTAATGCATCCAAAAGATAAGGACAAGACAGCTTTCATAACTGAATTAGGAAATTATTGTTATACTgttatgccttttggacttaagAATGCAGGGGCTACCTAACAACGACTCATGGACAAGGTTTTTAATAAGCAAATAAGAAGGAATCTGGAAGTATACGTTGACGATATGGTCGTCAAAACCCAACAAGAACACACCCATGATGCCGACCTAGAAGAAGTGTTCGGTCAGTTAAGAAAACATAACATGCGAATCAACCCAGAAAAGTGCGCCTTCGAGGTTAAAGGAGGAAAATTTATGGGATTCATGCTGACATTAAGAGGCATTGAGGCCAATCCCGAAAAATGTGAAGCGATCGTAAACATGAGGAGTCCCTGAACAGTAAAGGAGGTCCAGCAATTGAATGGAAGACTAGCCACACTTTCTCGATTCCTACCAACTGTATCAACACATTCTCAGCATTTCTTCAACATACTCAGAAGGCAAACGAAGTTCAACTGGAGCACGGAGTGTGAAACAACCTTTCAAAAGTTGAAGTCAATGATATCGTCTCCACCGATCTTACAGAAACCGAACTTAGAAAAACCACTGTTCCTATACTTATCGGTATCCCCAAAGGCTATTAGTTTCGTACTTGTCACAGAGATAAAAGATAAGCAAGAGCCAGTCTACTTCGTCAGCAAAACATTGCAGTCACAGCAAGGAGATTAAGGCACTACTTCCAAAGCAACAAAATCATCGTTAAAACAAACCAGCCCCTGCGGAAGATCCTCACCAGACCCGAGGTATTAGGAAGACTCACCAAATGGTCGATAGAATTATCCAAATTTGATATAACATACGAGCCGCGGACAACAATAAAGGCGCAATTCCTAGTAGATTTTCTAGCCGAGTTAACAGACCAAACAAATCAGGAACATACTTGGGAGCTATATGTAGATGGGGCTTCAAACTCAGAAGGATCTGGAGCAGGTGTATACCTAACGAACAAATCCGACCTCCAAGCGGAACAATCAATCAGATTCTCCTTCCAAACAAGCAACAACCAAGCCGAGTATGAAGCTTTACTCGCCGGCCTTCGACTTGCACAGTCACTAAATGTAACACACCTGCAAGTATATTGTGACTCACAACTGGTCCTACAACAGGTAACCGAAAATTTTCAGGTAAAGGACCAATTGTTAGAAAAATATCACACACTGGTAAGAGAACTCATCCCTCAATTTACCTCAATACAAATCACACACATAGCTCAGGAACAAAACACCCGAGCTAATGCTTTATCAAAGCTAGCAACAACTAGAAAATATATGCATGATTCCGTTATATCTCAGCTAACCCTAGCTGAACCAAGCTTTAGCAACAAAAGAATATTCTCTATATCACAGGAACAAGACTGGAGAGCAACATACAAACAATACCTACAAGCTGGGACTATACCAACAATTATCAAGGACGACAGAGCATTCAAAAGAAGAGCAGCATCTTTTACACTCATAGGAACAGAACTATACAAATGAGGTTTCTCTCAACCACTACTGCGATGTCTAAGCACGAACGAAGCTAAGATCGCCATGAATGAGGCCCATGAAGGGGTATGCGGCAACCATATTGGAGGAATAAGCCTGGCATCAAAAGTAGCCCGAGCAGGTTACTATTGGCCAACAATGAAGAATGATTGCATCGAGAAGGTAAGAAGATGCGACAGCTGCCAAAAGCACGCACCACTAATACACAACCCGGCCGAGAACCTACACACCTCGGAGGTAAGCTGACCATTTCACAAATGGGGGCTAGATATTCTCGGCCCTTTTCCTAAAGCCCTTGGGCAGGTAAAATATTTACTTGTAGCAATTGACTATTTTTCAAAATGGATAGAAGGCATACCTTTAGCAAAAATAAGGGTTGAAAAGGTCCGAGCTTTTATTTGGAAGAACATTATTTGCCGTTTTGGTATACCACATGCTATCATAACTGACAATAGTCGACAGTTTACCGATCAAAGCCTGGCAGAATTCTTGCAGGGTTTCAAAATTAAACATCATTTTTCATCAGTAGAACACCCGCAAACAAACGGACTcgccgaggcagccaacaaagtaaTTCTTATTGCACTTAAAAAAAAGTTCGGCGACGCTAAGGGAGAATGGGCAGAACTAATACCAAAAATAATGTGGAGTTACAATACAACAAAACAAACAACCACTAAAGAGACCCCTTACCGACTTATCTATGGCGCCGATGCAATGATCCCAGTCGAGATTGCTCTCGCATCAGGAAGAGCAGCACACATATCAACAACCAACAATGATACCATCAGACAAGCAGAACTGGATACAATAGAAGAGGACAGATACAAAGCTGAGATAAGGCACAAGTCAATGCAAACCATAAATTAAACAGTTATAATTGACACAACattacttaaaaaaataataaaattaaattaaattttcatagaAATAATCCTAACCGTATCCAAACATCCTGGATATAAGCCAGCCTCGTTAAAAACAGTTAAAAACGGCTCGACTTTACCCATTTCCACTCCTGCACACAACATAACCTCCATAACCACACATAGTTCATGGATCTACCAACGCAATCTTCAGCTCAGTGAGTGAACTCGTTCGTGTTTCCAGGAGAAAAGGATGATGCTGGATTTGGGTCCGTTCTCAAGCGAGAACTTCGACTCTAAGAAATGGATCAACGCCGCTTGCCAGAGCCGTCACCAGCAGGAGCCAGTCGACAAGCACTTTGTCGACATGGAGATGAAAATCCAGATGGTCTCCGAGGAGATCGCCGCCTCCCTCGAGGAACAGAGCGCCGGCGCTCTCCTCCGAGTCCCCCGCGCCACCCGTGACGTCATCCGACTCCGTGACGATGCCGTTTCTCTCCGCTCCGCCGTCTCCGCCATCCTCCAGAAGCTCAAGAAGGTACGTGTGTCTGCTATAATGTGCGATTCGCTATGCCTAGATTTGAGATCAAATCGGGAATTTCATATTTGTCTTGCTTTGAGCTTTTCCAATCTCTCGTGCTGAAGAATGAATTGTTGATTATAGTCAATGCATAGTGTTATTTGTTAatctaattttgaattttgttgtgctaagTTATAGATCTTTAAACGTGGTTACTTGTAACGAACTATGCACCATAATATTTGCACTGAGATCTAACTGGCTAACTCGGAGCAAGCTTGTGTTGGATTGGTTATGTGAATGCATTAAGGGGAAACCGTGTATTCCTTTTTCTGAATATAGTTGCTATAAGCTTACTCTATGCTGCTTTATATTTGTTTAAGATAACANNNNNNNNNNNNNNNNNNNNNNAAATGTTCGATTTATATACGTCTGAAGACCCACCCTGACCTTTTCCTCATGCTCAACTTTTTTATTTCTTATAGGCAGAGGGATTGTCCGCTGAATCTATAGCAGCCCTTGCTAAAGTTGACAATGTCAAGCAGAGGATGGAAGCTGCTTATGAGACATTGCAGGTAAAGATTGTTAATTTTCATATTTTGAGTCAAAAGTTCACATTGATGTAGCTCAATGAGATAACAAAGCAAACTATCTTTAATTGCATTGTAATGACAGGATGCTGCTGGATTAACTCAATTAAGTTCGACTGTGGAGGATGTATTTGCTAGTGGTGATCTCCCTCATGCTGCAGAAACTCTGGCTAATATGAGACATTGCTTGTCTGCTGTTGGGGAGGTACTGATTTCCACATTGGTTATGTTTTATGTGCATGTGATTTGATTTTTATCAGAAGATGTTGTGGGGGTTGTTTTTGACTTACCATCACTTCTTGTATGTAGGTTGCTGAATTTGCCAACATAAGAAAGCAACTTGAAGTCTTGGAAGATAGGCTAGACATGATGGTGCAGCCCCGCCTTACTGATGCATTATCGAATCGCAaggttattattaattttatttttgtgaaaCCATGCACTTATGCCTTATAAATATAATCTGTAGTAACTTTAGATTGTATCATTGTCAATCAGGTTGATGCTGCCCAAGATTTGCGGGAAATTCTAATCAGAATTGGGAGATTTAAGTCTTTAGAATCGCAATACACAAAGGTTCACTTAAAACCAATAAAGAAGCTCTGGGAAGATTTTGACTCAAAAGACCGAGCCAATAAGTCTGCAAATGAGAAGAACGAAATGGAGAGGATATCAAGTAGTGGTGATTTTCAGTCAGCTTTGCCAACAATATCGTTCTCCAGTTGGTTGCCAAACTTTTATGATGAACTATTACTTTATCTTGAACAAGAATGGAAATGGTATTGTTTTTAGAGATAATTTTTACCCATAAAGCAAATAGTTGGAATGCTACTAATAATATTAAGTACTTTTTGGGTTAACATCTCAGTCATATGTTAATTTTGGCCATTTACTTTTTAAGTTCTTAAAGCAAACTGGATTAGATTAAGAATAAAATCATACTCAAACCTTGATGCTATTGGATTTTCTTTCACCATATCTTTCTATTTAAAAAATAGCAAGAATAAAATGGTACTAAGTACTAACTATTGCTTGCAGGTGTATGATTGCTTTTCCAGAAGATTATAAAACTCTAGTCCCAAGGCTACTAAGTGAGACTATGATGTCTATAGGTTCCAGTTTCGTATCTCATATCAATGTTGCCATTGGAGATGCTGTTCCTGAAACGAAAGCACTTGCTAAAGGTTGTTCTTAGATGTTTTACACAATTTGCTGTCTGAGAAAACTGGTATAATTTATACAAACTGACATTTCAACTCTTTAATCCTTGCAGGCTTATTGGATATATTATCTGGAGATATGCAAAAGGGCATTAAGATTCAGACTAAGCATCTAGAGGCATTGATTGAATTACACAACATGACGGGTACATTTGCAAGGAATATTCAACACTTATTTTCGGATTCTGATGTCCGAGTTTTAATAGATGTCCTGAAAGCTGTGTACTTGCCATATGAATCATTTAAACagaggtattttttttttctttaatgtaTAATAAGAAAGGCATAATTGAAATTTTGATAAATGAAGTTTGTTTGCTAGTGCTTTGGTAGTGGCCTCATTATTATTGACAAATTAGAGGGGCCTGAGAAAGAGTATTAACATATTTCTCAGATTTGTTCCTCAAAACATAGAAAAACAAAAGAGGCatagaaaagtaaatctaaatgAATAGTGGGGCGTCCTTACTGATCTTTTGGCTCATTGTACACATAAATTTTTTCTCCAATTCTTTGAATTATTCCTTTAATTACTTTATCATTATTTATGGGCATATCTTACAGGTATGGACAAATGGAGCGTGCCATCCTTTCCTCAGAGATTGGAGGAGTAGATTTAAGAGGAGCTGTTATTCGAGGTGTGGGAGCCCAAGGAGTAGAACTCAGCGAAACAGTTCGCAGGATGGAGGAGTCTATTCCGCAAGTTATTATACTTCTTGAAGCAGCTGTGGAGAGATGCATCAACTTCACTGGAGGTTCTGAGGCAGATGAGCTAATTCTTGCTCTTGATGACATAATGTTACAGTACATTGCTACTCTGCAAGACACTCTCAAGTCACTAAGAACTGTATGTGGTGTCGATTATGGTAGTGATGGTACAATAAAGAAGGAAACGGAGAAGAAGGATGGAAACCCAAATGCTCGAAGAGTTGATTTGATCTCAAATGAAGAGGAGTGGTCCATAGTTCAAGGGGCATTGCAAATCCTGACAGTTGCAGATAGTTTGACAAGCAGGTCTTCTGTATTTGAAGCATCTTTGAGAGCTACACTTGCTAGATTGAGCACGAGTCTATCCTTTTCAGTATTTGGTTCAAGTTTAGACCAAAACCAGACAATAAGAAGTAGTAATGAAGATGGGGAGCCATATTTTGGTGGAAGGGCTGCCTTGGATATGGCAGCTCTGCGGCTTGTTGATGTGCCGGAAAAGGCTAGGAAACTCCTTAACCTTTTGAATCAGGTATAAATAAGACTAACTTTATTGCAATCTCATTTTCTTAAGTATATGTTTTGGTTTAGAAATAGATACAAAAGGATATGGGATTCAATTTCAATATCTAGATCTGGAGGAGCCTCGAAATATACTGCCTAATTCCACACTTGCCCTTCTAACACATTCTTCTCCAGTCCACATTAAAATCCCCTAGCAGCGTGCTTTAATGTAGCAGTGATTCAATTTCCCCAATATAGTTTACCTCCAACAAAAATGCTAATTATTGACATTGGTAAATATATAATTTGACGAAAACATATCAACAGGAGACTCAAGGTTTAGGCAATGTTCATGTGGAATTGGTGCCTTTGCCCAGGCTCATTAATCTCTATTTCCTCTGTTATGTGCAGAGTTTCCACCCCTCTATGCCTATGAATTGATTTGTCTGAAGAAGAGAacctaaaaggaaaaagaaaatgatTTTCTTTCATTTGACTTGAGCGTTCTACAACAATTACTAAAAATGTTATTcttgaaaatttcaaattcacCCCCATTTTATCCAAAAAAGGTTAAAATCAATGAATGTGAATTTGTTTCTAAGTTCATCTGTTTTTAGTTGTGTTGGTATTCTTTTGCTATGCGCCTACGTACTTTGTCTTCTCAGTTTATATACTTCTTCTGTTGGTCTCTGTCATTATGTAAAAATATCTCTGGTTTTTGCAGTCTAAAGATCCCCGATTTCATGCACTTCCTCATGCATCTCAAAGAGTTGCAGCATTTGCTGATACAGTGAATGAACTTGTATACGACGTCCTCATATCTAAAGTACGGCAACGCCTCAGTGATGTGTCCCGATTGCCAATTTGGTCATCAGTAGAGGAGCAAAGTGCTTTTCATCTTCCTACCTTCAGTGCATATCCACAGTCCTATGTGACCAGTGTTGGTGAATACCTTCTTACTCTACCCCAACAATTGGAGCCACTTGCTGAGGGAATCTCTAGCAGTGAAAACAATGATGAAGCTCAGTTCTTTGCAACTGAATGGATGTTcaaggtataactcatactttgatGGATGCTTAAAAGTTAGGAAGAATCAATTTTCCCTTTTGTTTAATATAGGATAAGGAGTGGCATTTCTTCCTACAGTTTTGTGGATGCTTCAGTTTGAGGTTAATATTCTTGATTAACACATTTAATTCAGCTTCTGCCTAGATATACAAGTCTTGACTCAATTGGCCTCTCAACTAGCTTAGAACACCTCTTTTGAGTAAAAACTTCCCTTTCTGGCAATGCAGTTGAATTTATTCCCTAAAGTTAGAAAGATATGACTAGGTTTTAAAGTTTACCTCTTTGCCGttgcaaacaacacaaatatACAGATTATTTGAAATTATTGCAATTATCATGTCTTTCTCAGGCTATTCGTCCTCTTTTCATATGAAAAACAGATAATGACctacttttttttttggactaaaaTATTATTAGGTCGCAGAAGGGGCAACAGCACTGTACATAGAGCAATTGCGTGGGATTCAGCACATTTCGGATCGTGGAGCGCAACAGCTGTCAGTTGATATTGAGTATCTTAGTAATGTGCTATCCGCTTTGTCGATGCCAATCCCCGCTGTTTTGGCCACATTCCAAAGTTGTCTCTCTGCGTCAAGGGACCAGTTAAAAGATCTTCTCAAGTCAGATTCAGTAGATATGCCAACAGCAAACCTTGTGTGCAAGATGCGGCGAGTGAATTTAGATTCATGAGTGTTTGCTTGCAAACCTTATGTAGTTGAGTTGCACCCCCTCCTCTTCTTTTTGAAATGTATTCTTGATTTGCAGAGAACATTCTTTTACTTCGGCAATACCTACTATTAGCATTCTTTTTTAGTTTTAGGGTGAGCATGTGACTCTACTTGCATATTGAATTAGTAACTAGTCAGATAAAGCTTACAATCTGCATAATGGTTATAGTGTATATTGGAAAAAAAGATTAGTCTTTCAGCAAATAATGTATATCATTGCTTTTTTAGTAACGCGTTTGTGCTCGATGCTAATCTGAGGATGTAACCGATTCCGTTACTGTTTTTGTTCATTTACACAAAATACACATTGCGAGGCAATCAACTTCACCACCTCAACTAAAGCTTTATATGGCTTCATCAAATCCCTTCTTTCAATCCCCTCATTTTATAAACCAACTCAATATCTGGATATGCAATCCCTTTCTTTCAATCCTGATATTGTGGAACCAGAATAATTTATATGCAAAAGTTTGAAATgcaatatttataaataaaatataagaacTAACATTCATTAGGTTTATCATGGATCTAAACTTTGGGTAACATGTTAAAAGCTATCTGCTTAGGATGGAGCCGTGGTGTATGATATTTATACAACGTTGGGGTAGATTGTAATAGTATTTACCATTTACATATGTTTGGAATGAACGTTAATGTCTTAAAAGCATAAGACTAAGGAGCATGATtccaaattattcaaaatttctgTAATAAAATAGCgaggaaaattttttttaaaacgttaCGAATGAATTACTGCTAAATAGATACTAAAAGATAACAAGAAAGTTCTACAACCAAACAAAATACTTAACCAAGTCCAACCAAGTGTTTCAAAATTCACGCGCGCACGTTCTTCACCTCCTGTCGGTTGtcg contains the following coding sequences:
- the LOC107629639 gene encoding conserved oligomeric Golgi complex subunit 7, translated to MMLDLGPFSSENFDSKKWINAACQSRHQQEPVDKHFVDMEMKIQMVSEEIAASLEEQSAGALLRVPRATRDVIRLRDDAVSLRSAVSAILQKLKKAEGLSAESIAALAKVDNVKQRMEAAYETLQDAAGLTQLSSTVEDVFASGDLPHAAETLANMRHCLSAVGEVAEFANIRKQLEVLEDRLDMMVQPRLTDALSNRKVDAAQDLREILIRIGRFKSLESQYTKVHLKPIKKLWEDFDSKDRANKSANEKNEMERISSSGDFQSALPTISFSSWLPNFYDELLLYLEQEWKWCMIAFPEDYKTLVPRLLSETMMSIGSSFVSHINVAIGDAVPETKALAKGLLDILSGDMQKGIKIQTKHLEALIELHNMTGTFARNIQHLFSDSDVRVLIDVLKAVYLPYESFKQRYGQMERAILSSEIGGVDLRGAVIRGVGAQGVELSETVRRMEESIPQVIILLEAAVERCINFTGGSEADELILALDDIMLQYIATLQDTLKSLRTVCGVDYGSDGTIKKETEKKDGNPNARRVDLISNEEEWSIVQGALQILTVADSLTSRSSVFEASLRATLARLSTSLSFSVFGSSLDQNQTIRSSNEDGEPYFGGRAALDMAALRLVDVPEKARKLLNLLNQSKDPRFHALPHASQRVAAFADTVNELVYDVLISKVRQRLSDVSRLPIWSSVEEQSAFHLPTFSAYPQSYVTSVGEYLLTLPQQLEPLAEGISSSENNDEAQFFATEWMFKVAEGATALYIEQLRGIQHISDRGAQQLSVDIEYLSNVLSALSMPIPAVLATFQSCLSASRDQLKDLLKSDSVDMPTANLVCKMRRVNLDS